A single Flavobacterium sp. 1 DNA region contains:
- a CDS encoding adenosylcobinamide-GDP ribazoletransferase produces MKKQLHIFFTALMFYTRIPCPKNIDHNPDFLNKSSRCFPLIGWIVGGISFVFYYLGAFLFTNEIAVILSIIAGILTTGAFHEDGFADVCDGFGGGWTKEKILLIMKDSAIGAYGAIGVVLLFLLKFIALSELVHNAIILNKDLLFTNHYPLITISLLFISAHSISRLSAISIVFTHQYSREDASSKSKPIAQNFTWKEVVGALFFGLLPIVVLSFFQWQLLLALVPVFIARFFLACYFQKWIDGYTGDCLGATQQVCEVVFYLSIIGIWKFI; encoded by the coding sequence ATGAAAAAACAATTACATATATTTTTCACGGCATTAATGTTTTACACCCGAATTCCGTGTCCCAAAAACATTGACCACAATCCTGATTTTTTAAACAAATCCTCCCGATGTTTTCCGCTGATTGGGTGGATAGTTGGAGGAATTTCGTTTGTTTTCTATTATCTCGGAGCTTTTTTATTTACCAATGAAATTGCTGTAATTCTTTCAATCATTGCAGGAATTCTAACCACAGGAGCTTTCCATGAAGACGGTTTTGCCGATGTTTGCGATGGTTTTGGCGGTGGCTGGACTAAAGAAAAAATCCTTCTGATAATGAAAGACAGCGCTATTGGTGCGTATGGAGCGATTGGTGTGGTTTTATTGTTTTTGCTGAAATTCATAGCTTTGTCCGAATTGGTTCACAATGCGATTATTCTAAATAAAGATTTGCTATTTACTAATCACTATCCACTAATTACTATTTCTCTTCTTTTTATCTCTGCTCATTCGATAAGCCGTTTATCTGCCATTTCCATAGTTTTTACGCATCAATATTCGAGAGAAGATGCATCGAGTAAAAGCAAACCAATTGCCCAGAATTTCACTTGGAAAGAAGTAGTTGGTGCTTTGTTTTTTGGACTGCTGCCTATTGTGGTTTTATCATTTTTTCAATGGCAATTATTGTTGGCTTTAGTTCCAGTTTTTATCGCTCGGTTTTTTCTTGCCTGTTATTTCCAGAAATGGATTGACGGCTATACAGGAGATTGTTTGGGAGCAACCCAGCAAGTATGTGAAGTGGTTTTTTATTTGTCAATTATTGGAATATGGAAGTTTATTTAG
- the cobC gene encoding alpha-ribazole phosphatase: MEVYLVRHTETVCEKGICYGQSDVGICEPYDIVFESILNQLPQDAVLYSSPLQRCAILAKNIQKNTKIDSIIEDSRLMEMNFGDWELKSWDDIPQEVLNPWMADFVNVRVPNGESFVDLNERVVDFLENEIPKEIEKPLIIVAHAGVIRSVLCKINNLPLQEAFKAPLDYGTVIKVEI, encoded by the coding sequence ATGGAAGTTTATTTAGTCCGTCATACCGAAACGGTTTGTGAAAAGGGAATCTGCTATGGTCAGAGTGATGTTGGTATTTGCGAGCCTTACGATATTGTTTTTGAATCGATTCTGAACCAATTGCCACAAGACGCTGTTTTATATTCTAGTCCGTTGCAGCGCTGTGCTATTTTGGCAAAGAATATTCAAAAAAACACCAAAATTGATTCCATTATTGAAGATTCAAGATTGATGGAAATGAATTTTGGCGATTGGGAATTAAAAAGTTGGGATGATATTCCACAGGAAGTTTTAAATCCTTGGATGGCTGATTTTGTAAATGTACGAGTTCCTAATGGAGAATCTTTTGTTGACTTGAATGAAAGAGTTGTAGATTTTTTAGAAAATGAAATTCCAAAAGAAATCGAAAAACCTTTGATTATTGTCGCACACGCTGGAGTTATTCGAAGTGTTTTGTGCAAAATAAATAATCTTCCTCTGCAGGAAGCTTTTAAAGCGCCATTGGATTATGGAACTGTGATTAAAGTTGAAATCTAG
- a CDS encoding TonB-dependent siderophore receptor — translation MTLRKLLFSFFVLLCQFISAQNDSINNLKEVVVSDANLKKYSNSQSVLKLNDSIINKNKALLTDLLNFNSTIYFKEYGRGMLSTVSFRGTTSSQTAVIWNGININSQMNGSTDFNTISGSDYNSISVKAGGGSILYGSGAIGGTVHLNNDLGFYNRFDTNLKLDYGSFNTIGINYKSNIATEKWSAQIGFSKNSSTNDYKYLNKYTWKGEQRWNQNGQYDVITMSANLGYKLNAKNILKLYSQTSNTDRNTSLVTESEMKSKYVNGFNRNLLEYDGNFGRFTTNLKTAYIFENYQYFADNSTNQYTYGKTESLITKADFGYTLFKSTQVNGILDYNRTNGYGTGFGDHVREISSASLLIKQDFSTHWKNEFGIRKEFTNNYKSPVLFSLGSSYQFNKLYNLKLNVSRNFRIPTFNDLYWEIGGNPDLKPESSYQAEIGNVFAFKNVSLTQTFYYIKITDLLQWVPGKNGIWTPQNKDKVNSYGSETLLSWKKQFGKNNFNANASYAHTVSEDEETGNQLFFVPYDKVTASVSYSRNRITAYYQFLYNGFVYTRADNNPDEIINDYTVSNLGIDYDFKFLDSFKLGFQVLNVFNKNYESLENRPMPGRNFNMYLTLKF, via the coding sequence ATGACTTTAAGAAAATTACTTTTTAGCTTTTTTGTTTTGCTATGCCAATTTATTTCGGCACAGAATGACTCTATAAATAATTTAAAAGAGGTTGTTGTTTCTGATGCAAATCTCAAAAAATATTCCAATTCTCAGTCGGTTTTAAAACTTAATGATTCCATCATCAATAAAAATAAAGCTTTACTAACTGATTTATTAAACTTTAATTCTACGATTTATTTCAAAGAATATGGGCGTGGAATGCTTTCGACAGTTTCCTTTAGAGGGACAACTTCTTCTCAAACTGCTGTAATCTGGAACGGAATCAATATTAATTCGCAAATGAATGGAAGTACTGATTTTAATACAATTTCAGGTTCTGATTATAATTCAATTAGTGTAAAAGCTGGTGGCGGAAGCATACTTTATGGCAGTGGAGCAATAGGCGGTACGGTTCATTTGAACAACGATTTGGGTTTTTATAATCGATTTGACACTAATTTAAAACTGGATTATGGTAGTTTTAACACTATCGGAATTAATTATAAAAGCAATATTGCTACTGAAAAATGGAGTGCACAAATTGGTTTTTCGAAAAATAGTTCCACTAATGATTACAAATACCTGAATAAATATACTTGGAAAGGGGAACAGCGCTGGAATCAAAATGGTCAATATGATGTGATTACAATGAGTGCTAATTTGGGTTATAAGCTTAATGCTAAAAACATTCTTAAACTATACAGCCAAACGTCAAACACCGACAGAAATACCTCTTTGGTGACGGAATCTGAAATGAAAAGTAAATACGTTAATGGTTTTAACCGTAATTTATTAGAATATGACGGGAATTTTGGCAGGTTCACAACGAATTTAAAAACAGCCTATATTTTTGAAAACTACCAATATTTTGCTGACAATTCAACTAATCAATATACCTACGGAAAAACAGAAAGTTTGATCACTAAAGCTGATTTTGGATACACATTATTTAAATCGACTCAAGTAAACGGAATTTTAGATTATAATAGAACAAATGGTTATGGAACTGGTTTTGGCGATCATGTGCGCGAAATTAGTTCGGCCTCATTATTAATAAAACAAGATTTTTCGACTCATTGGAAAAATGAGTTTGGTATTCGAAAAGAATTTACAAACAATTACAAATCGCCTGTTTTATTCTCTTTAGGTTCTTCTTATCAATTCAACAAACTTTACAATTTGAAATTGAATGTATCCCGAAATTTCAGGATACCAACCTTTAATGATTTGTATTGGGAGATAGGAGGGAATCCTGATTTAAAACCAGAGAGTTCCTATCAGGCGGAAATAGGAAACGTGTTTGCTTTCAAAAACGTTTCGCTTACGCAGACTTTTTATTACATTAAAATTACTGATTTACTGCAGTGGGTTCCTGGTAAAAATGGTATTTGGACTCCTCAGAATAAAGATAAAGTGAACAGTTATGGTTCGGAAACTTTATTGAGCTGGAAAAAACAGTTTGGCAAAAATAATTTCAATGCCAATGCTTCTTATGCTCATACGGTGTCTGAAGATGAAGAAACTGGAAACCAGCTTTTCTTTGTCCCTTATGATAAAGTAACTGCCTCAGTTTCTTATTCCAGAAATAGAATAACCGCTTATTATCAGTTTTTGTACAATGGTTTTGTTTACACCAGAGCTGATAATAATCCGGATGAAATCATAAACGATTATACCGTTTCAAATCTGGGAATCGACTATGATTTTAAATTCTTAGATTCTTTTAAACTGGGTTTTCAGGTTTTAAATGTTTTCAATAAAAATTATGAAAGCTTGGAAAACAGACCTATGCCAGGTCGAAATTTCAATATGTATTTAACTCTAAAATTTTAA
- a CDS encoding amine dehydrogenase large subunit, with the protein MKISKLLLMAFSISLFVSCSNDDDNNGVKGEYDNGFFILNEGSAGQGTVSFSSDDFSVFAKDAYTAANGSDLLGKYAQNIFFNGDNAYIIAGSNVINVVNRYTFKLIAKIDTGLVNPRYGVVKDDKAYVTNANTYSYTNPATGDTDDYVAVINLTTNVVESKINVNATANRILEKEGKLYITEPYNSDKLLVVNIATKALETPITIGLSSDTMEEKDGILYILRGPYGNRSEIVKVKLSDKTISKITFPEALDGAGYMDIYNDKIYYTVLNSVYSINTNATAASTTPIVTVSTIANLYGFAVNNNRIYLADSGDYKADSKAYIYNLTGTLQKELTVGVGPNGFYFND; encoded by the coding sequence ATGAAGATTAGTAAATTACTTTTAATGGCATTTAGTATTTCGTTATTTGTCTCTTGTTCGAATGACGATGATAACAATGGTGTAAAAGGTGAATATGATAATGGATTTTTTATCCTAAATGAAGGCAGCGCAGGTCAGGGAACAGTATCTTTTTCCAGTGATGATTTCAGTGTTTTTGCAAAAGATGCATACACAGCTGCAAACGGAAGTGATTTACTAGGGAAGTATGCTCAAAATATCTTTTTTAATGGAGACAACGCTTATATTATTGCAGGATCAAATGTTATAAATGTTGTTAATAGATATACATTTAAATTAATAGCTAAAATTGATACAGGTCTTGTAAATCCAAGATACGGCGTAGTAAAAGATGATAAAGCGTATGTAACCAATGCTAATACTTATTCTTATACAAATCCTGCAACTGGAGATACTGATGATTATGTTGCTGTTATTAATTTGACAACTAATGTGGTTGAATCTAAAATTAATGTAAACGCAACAGCCAACAGAATTTTAGAAAAAGAAGGTAAATTATATATTACTGAGCCTTATAATAGCGATAAATTATTGGTTGTAAATATTGCCACAAAAGCATTGGAAACGCCAATAACAATTGGGCTAAGTTCAGATACAATGGAAGAAAAAGATGGAATTCTATATATTTTGAGAGGGCCTTATGGCAACAGAAGCGAAATAGTGAAAGTGAAACTATCAGACAAAACAATTTCTAAAATCACATTTCCTGAAGCTTTAGATGGAGCAGGATATATGGATATTTATAACGATAAAATTTACTACACAGTTTTGAATTCAGTTTACAGCATAAACACGAATGCGACAGCTGCTTCAACTACACCAATTGTAACAGTTTCTACAATTGCTAATTTATATGGATTCGCGGTTAATAATAATCGTATTTATTTAGCTGATAGCGGAGATTATAAGGCAGACAGTAAAGCTTATATATATAACTTAACTGGGACCTTACAAAAAGAATTAACTGTTGGAGTAGGGCCAAACGGGTTTTATTTTAATGATTAA
- a CDS encoding S41 family peptidase, with translation MKTSFKVTLLLFLAFFILQSCEDNDDVAPPTNLEVNDFIWKGLNLYYLWQADVPNLADDKFANQAELNNFLKGYSKPEDLFDALRVDKSIDRFSWIVSDYLELEGQLQGTTKNDGVDFGLYLKSSGSTEIFGWVRYIIPNSDASTKDIKRGAIFYGVNGTQLTVSNYQSLLLNSENYTLNLADYNNGTITPNGKSVNLTKTVLAENPILINNVIESGGHKIGYLMYNGFYPNYDTQLNDVFASLKTQGVTDLVLDLRYNGGGSIQSATRLASMITGQFTGKVFSKQRWNDKINSYFQSEDPDALKNLFTSTVGSSPLNSLNLTKVYVLTTKSTASASELVINGLKPYIDVVQIGDITTGKNVGSITIYDSPTFGKENRNPNHRYAMQPIVLKIVNAADFGDYFNGLTPTYALKENLANLGVLGTSSEPLLSTAIGKITGTAKMLKTTQGKTFPYFEDTKSIIGQNQMYTEKVPAGLLKSLE, from the coding sequence ATGAAGACATCTTTCAAAGTTACATTATTATTATTCTTAGCTTTTTTTATTTTGCAGAGTTGTGAAGACAACGATGATGTCGCTCCGCCAACAAATCTGGAAGTCAATGACTTTATATGGAAAGGGCTTAACTTGTATTATTTATGGCAGGCCGATGTTCCTAATTTGGCAGACGACAAATTTGCCAATCAAGCTGAGTTAAATAATTTTTTGAAAGGATATTCAAAACCCGAAGATTTATTTGATGCTCTTAGAGTCGACAAATCCATTGATCGTTTCAGCTGGATTGTAAGCGATTATTTGGAATTGGAAGGTCAGCTTCAAGGAACTACAAAAAATGACGGTGTGGATTTTGGACTTTATCTTAAATCTTCCGGCTCTACTGAAATATTTGGCTGGGTTCGTTATATAATACCCAATTCTGATGCTTCTACTAAAGACATTAAACGAGGTGCTATTTTTTATGGTGTAAATGGAACACAGCTCACTGTGAGCAATTATCAGTCTTTATTGTTAAACTCCGAAAATTACACACTCAATTTAGCTGATTATAACAATGGTACTATTACTCCAAACGGAAAATCAGTAAACCTGACAAAAACAGTTCTTGCCGAAAATCCAATTTTAATCAATAATGTCATTGAATCTGGCGGACACAAAATAGGATATTTAATGTACAATGGTTTTTATCCAAACTATGACACTCAATTAAATGATGTTTTTGCTTCTCTAAAAACACAAGGTGTTACTGATTTGGTTTTAGATTTAAGATACAACGGCGGGGGTTCTATTCAATCAGCAACCCGTTTGGCAAGTATGATAACTGGGCAATTCACAGGTAAAGTATTTTCTAAACAAAGATGGAATGACAAAATCAATTCTTATTTTCAATCGGAAGATCCAGATGCTTTAAAAAATTTATTTACAAGTACAGTAGGATCTTCACCTTTGAATAGTTTAAACCTTACCAAAGTGTATGTTTTAACTACAAAAAGCACCGCTTCAGCAAGTGAATTGGTTATCAACGGATTAAAACCTTATATTGATGTAGTTCAAATTGGCGATATTACAACTGGGAAAAATGTTGGATCCATAACAATCTATGACTCCCCTACTTTTGGGAAAGAAAACAGAAATCCAAATCACCGTTATGCTATGCAGCCAATTGTTTTAAAAATTGTTAATGCAGCTGATTTTGGCGACTATTTTAATGGTTTGACACCAACTTATGCTTTAAAAGAAAATTTAGCCAATTTAGGTGTACTAGGAACAAGTTCAGAACCTTTATTGAGTACTGCCATAGGGAAAATTACAGGAACTGCAAAAATGTTGAAAACAACTCAAGGAAAAACATTCCCATATTTTGAAGACACAAAATCTATTATTGGACAAAACCAAATGTATACTGAAAAAGTTCCAGCAGGACTTTTAAAATCTTTGGAATAG
- a CDS encoding RNA polymerase sigma factor — protein MNQKDFVLLINPFKDKLFRLAKRLLVSTEEAEDATQEILVKLWSKNENLDTYNSVEAMAMTMTKNYCLDQLKSKRASNLKIEHSNFTDKEPSLYKKIEDNDSLIWVEKIISQLPDQQRLIIQLRDIEQCEFSEIAKITEMNETAVRVALSRARKTIREYMLKTHSYGVQ, from the coding sequence ATGAACCAAAAAGATTTTGTGCTTTTAATCAATCCATTCAAAGATAAGCTCTTTCGGCTGGCTAAGAGATTGCTTGTAAGCACGGAGGAAGCAGAAGATGCAACTCAAGAAATTTTGGTAAAATTATGGAGTAAAAATGAAAATTTAGATACGTATAATAGTGTTGAAGCAATGGCGATGACAATGACCAAAAATTATTGTTTGGATCAGCTGAAATCAAAAAGAGCCAGTAATCTCAAAATTGAGCACAGCAATTTTACAGATAAAGAACCGAGCTTATATAAAAAGATTGAAGATAACGACAGTTTAATCTGGGTTGAAAAAATCATCAGTCAATTGCCAGATCAACAGCGGTTAATTATTCAGTTAAGGGATATTGAGCAGTGCGAATTTTCGGAAATTGCCAAAATTACAGAGATGAATGAAACTGCTGTACGGGTAGCACTTTCAAGAGCAAGGAAAACAATTAGAGAATACATGTTAAAAACACACAGTTATGGAGTTCAATAA
- a CDS encoding DUF4252 domain-containing protein — translation MKKLIITLVAVLVSSPFFAQTAFDKFDGQEEVTSIVVNKKMFELMSKVKVDTSDKEAQQYMNLIKKLDNLKVFTTQNSRVEGEMKATADKYIKTAGLEELMRINDKGKNVKIMVRSGAKDTQIKELLMFVEGGKDEDTVLMSLTGDFDLNEISILTDKMRIPGGDDLKKATKGKK, via the coding sequence ATGAAGAAGTTAATAATCACATTAGTAGCAGTGTTAGTATCAAGTCCGTTTTTTGCCCAGACGGCATTCGATAAGTTCGATGGTCAGGAGGAAGTAACCTCCATAGTTGTAAATAAGAAGATGTTTGAACTGATGAGTAAAGTAAAGGTTGACACCTCTGATAAAGAAGCGCAGCAATACATGAACCTGATTAAAAAATTGGACAATTTGAAAGTGTTTACTACCCAAAACTCTAGGGTAGAAGGGGAAATGAAAGCAACAGCCGATAAATATATTAAAACTGCAGGTTTAGAAGAATTAATGCGTATAAATGATAAAGGCAAAAATGTCAAAATCATGGTTAGATCTGGCGCAAAAGATACTCAGATAAAAGAGCTGCTGATGTTTGTTGAAGGCGGTAAAGATGAAGATACAGTCTTGATGTCGTTGACAGGAGATTTTGATTTGAATGAGATTTCGATTTTGACAGACAAAATGAGAATTCCTGGTGGAGACGATTTGAAAAAAGCAACTAAAGGTAAAAAGTAA
- a CDS encoding DUF4252 domain-containing protein, protein MKIILFIITLLVSLVFGSCNSEPTLQKYFVENTENKDFIALDISSNILNVDKAKLTVAQSEALHSFEKINILAFKLNDKNKSQFETERAKVNLILKNPQYQQLMKFSSGKQGASVTYVGADDHINEFVFFANKNDAGFAVVRVLGKDMNPTNIMNMISVLKESKIDLEQLKPLQELIKK, encoded by the coding sequence ATGAAAATCATTCTATTCATAATCACACTGCTTGTCAGCCTAGTTTTTGGGAGCTGTAATTCGGAACCAACTTTACAAAAATACTTTGTTGAGAATACCGAAAATAAAGATTTTATTGCTCTGGATATCTCATCAAATATCTTAAATGTTGATAAAGCCAAATTAACAGTAGCTCAAAGCGAAGCTTTGCATTCCTTTGAAAAGATTAATATTTTGGCTTTCAAACTGAATGATAAGAACAAATCGCAGTTTGAGACAGAGCGGGCAAAAGTGAATTTGATTCTAAAAAATCCACAGTATCAACAGTTGATGAAGTTTAGTTCAGGCAAGCAGGGCGCTTCTGTAACCTACGTAGGAGCCGATGACCATATCAATGAATTTGTGTTTTTTGCGAATAAAAATGATGCTGGTTTTGCCGTAGTAAGAGTTCTAGGAAAAGATATGAATCCTACTAATATTATGAATATGATTTCGGTTTTGAAAGAATCAAAAATTGACTTGGAGCAATTAAAACCATTGCAGGAATTAATCAAGAAGTAG
- a CDS encoding mobile mystery protein A, translating into MKNVKQQLILDQTDRKLIPFRLLQTVIVPPKGWINTFRTALKMSLRQLGNRMNFSAQNIKQMEEREVNGTISINSLQQVALALDMKLVYGFVSQHESLEQMIEKRANEIAREIVMRTNVSMKLEDQQNSEERIKKAIAQKTVEIKNEMPKYLWD; encoded by the coding sequence ATGAAAAATGTAAAGCAACAATTAATTTTAGATCAAACGGATCGAAAACTAATACCTTTTCGTTTGCTTCAAACGGTCATTGTACCGCCAAAGGGCTGGATAAATACTTTTCGTACTGCATTAAAAATGTCATTACGCCAACTAGGAAATAGAATGAATTTTTCTGCTCAAAATATTAAGCAAATGGAAGAGCGTGAAGTAAATGGAACTATTTCTATTAATTCTTTGCAACAAGTGGCTCTTGCTTTGGATATGAAATTGGTTTACGGTTTTGTGTCGCAACATGAAAGTTTGGAACAAATGATTGAGAAAAGAGCTAATGAAATTGCTCGTGAAATTGTGATGCGAACAAACGTTTCCATGAAATTGGAGGATCAGCAAAATTCTGAGGAGCGCATCAAAAAAGCGATTGCTCAAAAGACGGTTGAGATTAAAAATGAAATGCCGAAGTATTTATGGGATTAA
- a CDS encoding mobile mystery protein B, which translates to MGLKINYIQGQTELDEVEKEGLLILSITTREELNEFEQQNIEKAIQWTYIRKLKKEQLLSEKFIKDLHKKMYGDVWKWAGEFRKSEKNIGVKSYLIATELKTLLDDCLFWIDNNVYQQEEIAIRFKHRLVSIHCFANGNGRHSRLVADLIMEKLFGGFFFSWGGNDLVNQTDSRLNYIKAIKLADANKIEPLIVFAKS; encoded by the coding sequence ATGGGATTAAAGATCAATTACATTCAAGGTCAAACTGAACTCGATGAAGTGGAAAAAGAGGGCCTTTTAATCCTGTCTATTACCACACGTGAAGAGTTGAATGAGTTTGAGCAACAAAATATTGAGAAAGCAATCCAATGGACATACATTCGAAAATTGAAAAAAGAACAATTGCTTTCAGAGAAATTCATCAAAGATCTTCATAAGAAAATGTATGGTGATGTTTGGAAATGGGCAGGGGAGTTCAGAAAATCAGAAAAAAATATTGGAGTAAAAAGTTATTTAATTGCCACAGAATTAAAAACACTTTTAGATGATTGTTTGTTTTGGATTGATAATAATGTATACCAACAAGAGGAAATAGCAATTCGTTTTAAACATAGATTGGTAAGTATTCATTGTTTTGCAAATGGTAATGGAAGGCATTCTAGACTTGTAGCAGACTTAATAATGGAGAAATTATTTGGTGGTTTTTTCTTTTCTTGGGGAGGAAATGATTTAGTAAATCAAACAGATTCAAGATTAAATTATATAAAGGCTATCAAATTGGCTGATGCTAATAAAATAGAGCCTTTGATTGTTTTTGCAAAATCATGA
- a CDS encoding NTP transferase domain-containing protein, protein MKNDTVFILLAGGKSERMGTAKGLLPYHNSYWILEQIDRIATASLTEIYIGLGYNHEEYLNKIAWLTDAQLNFVLCKNVKVRVVTCQNPELGSFSTLQTVLQQIPKNKSVLINPIDVPILNTAELQTIIKTHNQIVLPNFEGKNGHPIKLHADFWNPLLLLNPADKNSRLDLEIKKMNPSEITRIAVTDSSILKNLNTPNDWIEFLRA, encoded by the coding sequence ATGAAAAATGATACTGTATTTATATTATTGGCTGGAGGCAAGTCTGAAAGGATGGGAACTGCAAAAGGATTACTGCCATACCATAACAGCTATTGGATTTTGGAACAAATTGACCGAATTGCAACGGCATCATTAACCGAAATTTATATTGGATTAGGTTATAATCATGAAGAATATCTTAATAAAATAGCATGGCTTACAGATGCACAGTTGAATTTTGTCCTTTGTAAAAATGTAAAAGTGAGAGTTGTGACATGCCAAAATCCTGAACTTGGATCCTTCTCAACACTTCAAACTGTTTTACAGCAAATTCCAAAAAATAAATCGGTATTGATTAATCCTATTGATGTTCCTATATTGAACACAGCCGAATTACAAACTATCATCAAAACTCACAACCAAATTGTACTTCCAAATTTTGAAGGCAAAAATGGCCATCCTATAAAGTTGCATGCTGATTTTTGGAATCCATTGCTTTTGCTAAATCCAGCTGATAAAAACAGCCGATTGGATTTAGAAATCAAAAAAATGAATCCTTCAGAAATTACGCGAATTGCAGTAACCGATTCCTCTATTCTAAAAAACTTAAATACTCCAAATGATTGGATTGAGTTTTTAAGAGCATAA
- the xdhC gene encoding xanthine dehydrogenase accessory protein XdhC, which translates to MNNWIELLQEFKSKKKQVALVTITKILGSAPCRLGSKMIVTPQKEIFGTIGGGKLEFEVIDEAVRAIRENKILECSYTLGPEFEQCCGGKVELIIEPMNQSPELYIFGAGHIGVAICQVLKNTPFSITLLDIRENWKETIEIDPTVNYSSIPFDLYKQNINWGSNCYVVILTHDHKLDFEITALALHEQTKYIGLIGSKTKKNKFNNLLINELDFKAGISPVNCPIGLDLGGNSPKEIAISIASELLKAYYEK; encoded by the coding sequence ATGAACAACTGGATTGAACTATTACAGGAATTTAAAAGTAAAAAAAAGCAAGTAGCATTAGTTACCATTACTAAAATTCTAGGTTCTGCGCCATGCAGATTAGGATCTAAAATGATTGTTACCCCACAAAAAGAAATATTCGGAACTATTGGCGGAGGAAAATTAGAATTTGAAGTAATCGATGAAGCCGTTCGAGCCATCCGAGAAAATAAAATTTTAGAATGCTCTTACACGCTAGGCCCCGAATTCGAACAATGCTGTGGCGGAAAAGTAGAATTAATTATCGAACCCATGAATCAATCCCCAGAATTATACATCTTTGGAGCCGGACATATTGGCGTTGCTATTTGTCAGGTTCTGAAAAATACTCCTTTTTCAATTACACTCCTTGATATCAGAGAAAATTGGAAAGAAACTATTGAAATTGACCCAACAGTTAATTACAGTTCCATTCCATTTGATCTTTACAAACAAAATATAAACTGGGGTTCAAACTGTTATGTGGTTATATTGACTCACGATCACAAACTTGATTTTGAAATTACCGCTTTGGCATTGCATGAGCAAACTAAATACATTGGACTGATAGGCAGTAAAACCAAGAAAAATAAATTCAACAATTTACTGATAAATGAATTGGACTTTAAAGCGGGAATCTCTCCCGTAAATTGCCCTATTGGATTGGATTTAGGCGGTAATTCACCCAAAGAAATCGCCATTAGTATCGCCTCTGAATTACTGAAAGCCTATTATGAAAAATGA